The Vicinamibacteria bacterium DNA segment AGTACGAGAGGACCGGGTTGGACGAACCTCTAATTTACGAGTTGTTCCGCCAGGAGCAGCGCTCGGTAGTTACGTTCGGACGGGATAAGCGCTGAAAGCATATAAGCGCGAAGCCCACCCCAAGATGAGATCTCCCGGACCGTAAGGTCCCTGAAGGCCCCTGGTAGACCACCAGGTTGATAGGCCCGATGTGTAAGACGAGTAATCGTCTCAGCTGACGGGTACTAATCGGCCGTGAGGCTTGACCATAGAATTTGCAGAGAGCAAAGACATGCCCGTTAACGCACTGTCGCACCCAGTTGCCCTTGTCCGCCGTAGCCCGAAAGGGCGAAGGTGGAAGATATTCGAAACCGTTTCCCGGTGACACTAGCGGAGGGGCCACACCCGTTCCCATTCCGAACACGGAAGTTAAGCCCTCCAGCGCCGATGGTACTGCAGGGGAGACTCTGTGGGAGAGTAGGGCGTTGCCGGGAATAAACCAAAAGGCCCGAGCGCGTTCGCGTGCTCGGGCCTTTCGTTATTTCTGTGAGCGATAACATGATACGCTTCGGTGTCCGTGGCTCTCGTTCGCGGAAGGAGGTCGAGGTCGACACCGCGTCGGCCGTCGTATGTTGCCTTTCACTTAGCGACCGCAAGGCTCTTCGGGGGGTGCACTCGGAGGCCTTCGGTTGATGGAGGATCGCCGAGGGATGAACGTAGCTCTGGGTAAACACTTGATCGCCGAACTCTGGGTTCGGAACCCACGACTGATCGACGACTCGGATTACGTCCGAGACGCCCTGGCCGCTGCGTCGAGGAGCGGCGACTTCACCGTGCTCGACCTGACCGCTCACTCATTTGCCCCACATGGCGTCACCGCCTTCGCGCTCCTTTCCGAATCCCACATATCGATTCATACCTGGCCCGAGTACGGATACGCAGCGGTGGATATCTTCACCTGTGCTGGGTCTCCCCGAAAGGCCCTCGCCGAGCTGGAAAGGAGACTCGATGTCGAGGAGATGGAAGTCCGAGAGCTGGACCGCGGCCGCATGGGATCACCTTCATCGAGGCCGCCACGTTCTTCTCGGGACGGAGCCATGGATCTTTCGGCAGCGGTCTGAGTTTCAAGACGTCGCCATCGCCCAGGTCCCGGAATTCGGGAAGGGGCTCTTTCTCGATGCCAATGTTCAATTCCTGGAGATGGACGAGTTCGTCTACCACGAGGCCTTCGCCCTTCCCCCGCTTCTATTTCACCCCGATCCCACACGGGTATTGATCGCCGGAGGGGGGGATGGCCTCGCCCTCCGGGAGGTGTTGCGCGATCCCCGTGTCGGCGAGGTCGTCCTGGTGGAGATCGATTCGGTCGTCGTCGAAGCTTGCAGGCAACACTTGAGCTCGCTGCACCGAGGAAGCTTCGAAAGCTCTAGGGCGAACATCTTGATTGACGATGCCCTCACCTATCTCGCAAGCTCATCGGCCTCGTTCGACGTCATCCTTCTCGATCTCCTCGATGGATACGACGAGGCGGGGCTCGACCTCTACCAGAAGATTCTTCCCCTCGCCAAGAACGCCCTTCGCGTTGGAGGGATTGTGGGTGGATTCGGGGAGCTCGCCCGACCTCATATGCCGGTGTGGTGGATACGGCGGGGGCTCATGCGCCACTTCGCGAACGTCGTTTGCCACCGGGCCGCGATCGAATCGTTCGCGAGCTCCTATGCTTTCCTCCTGGCCTCGGATTCGGTCGACTTCCAGCGAGCTCCACGCCAATCCTTGATGGCGCGCGCCGAGGCCCTCGACGGTGAGCTCCGCTCCCTGGTTCCCGATCTGTACCCCTCGAGTTTCCGCCTCCCGCGGTATCTTCAGGACGTCCTCGATGGACCTCCTCCTCCGGCCCCGCACGGAGAAATCGAGTGGCTCGAGCTCTAAAGCGCGACCTCGTAGTGCCCGCTTTGCAGATACTGCATCGCCCGGACTGTGAGCGCCGTCGTCGCCTCCCTGAGCACGCGGTGCTCGTTCCCCGACACACGGAGCCCCGTCGCCCG contains these protein-coding regions:
- the speD gene encoding adenosylmethionine decarboxylase gives rise to the protein MNVALGKHLIAELWVRNPRLIDDSDYVRDALAAASRSGDFTVLDLTAHSFAPHGVTAFALLSESHISIHTWPEYGYAAVDIFTCAGSPRKALAELERRLDVEEMEVRELDRGRMGSPSSRPPRSSRDGAMDLSAAV